One Aquamicrobium sp. genomic region harbors:
- a CDS encoding MmgE/PrpD family protein: MSAASGSPTQQLAAFSAGVRYEHLSQIERCSCARHLLDTVGACVAGASSDVSRIAAGFARDIVGSGRVAVPGQRERYDSLTAAWLGGAAAHGLEVDDGYRAGSVHPGCVVVPALLAAAAGSDVDGRRLMTALAVGYEVSTRLAEAIHPASRERGFHNTPIVGVFAAACAVGSLRGQDASTIEQAMGIAASSAAGLFAFLEGGGEIKRLHAGLAAREGLMAALLAERGMTGPRHVIEGQDGFFQAYSGQPVAASFADEIWPRMGETPLNVTRCYMKPYACCRHIHPAIDAVLDVTISESVEAEAIAEVRSATYEIAAKHARGGWNDMASAQLSYQFCVAAAMRHGKVTVEAFGAAARADPKTNAFARLVSVSVDVECQATYPSLRSARVTVILKDGRAFERFVDEPSGSARHPLSDEAVAAKFMDLASPVLGETRSHAAAEALLNIHLTPRIDELLPLLEPAAEGA, encoded by the coding sequence ATGAGCGCCGCTTCCGGCAGCCCGACACAGCAATTGGCCGCGTTCAGCGCTGGCGTGCGATATGAACATCTGTCGCAGATCGAGAGGTGCAGTTGCGCACGACACCTCCTTGATACGGTCGGCGCCTGTGTGGCCGGCGCCTCCAGCGATGTTTCGCGGATCGCCGCCGGCTTCGCCCGCGACATTGTCGGTTCCGGCCGCGTTGCGGTTCCAGGACAGCGGGAGCGCTATGACAGCCTGACGGCGGCGTGGCTCGGCGGTGCTGCCGCGCATGGTCTCGAGGTGGACGACGGCTATCGCGCCGGCTCGGTGCATCCCGGCTGCGTCGTCGTTCCTGCGCTTCTCGCCGCTGCCGCCGGCAGCGATGTCGACGGGCGCAGGCTCATGACGGCGCTGGCCGTCGGCTATGAGGTTTCGACCCGGCTCGCCGAAGCCATTCACCCCGCATCTCGAGAACGAGGTTTCCACAACACCCCGATCGTGGGCGTTTTCGCGGCAGCATGTGCCGTCGGCTCGCTTCGCGGACAGGACGCGTCGACGATAGAGCAGGCGATGGGCATTGCCGCGAGTTCGGCTGCGGGACTTTTCGCCTTTCTTGAAGGCGGCGGCGAGATTAAACGGCTCCACGCAGGATTGGCAGCGCGCGAAGGGCTGATGGCTGCGTTGCTGGCCGAGCGCGGCATGACAGGCCCGCGCCACGTGATCGAGGGACAGGACGGTTTTTTTCAGGCTTATTCGGGACAGCCTGTTGCGGCGTCCTTCGCCGACGAGATATGGCCCCGTATGGGTGAGACGCCTCTGAACGTCACACGCTGCTACATGAAGCCGTATGCCTGCTGCCGTCACATCCATCCCGCAATCGATGCCGTTCTGGATGTGACTATATCGGAATCCGTCGAGGCTGAAGCGATTGCGGAAGTCCGCTCCGCCACCTACGAGATTGCCGCCAAGCATGCCAGGGGCGGCTGGAACGACATGGCCTCGGCTCAACTCAGCTATCAGTTCTGTGTCGCCGCCGCGATGAGGCACGGTAAGGTGACGGTGGAGGCGTTCGGCGCCGCGGCGCGCGCCGATCCGAAGACCAACGCCTTCGCCCGGCTGGTAAGCGTATCGGTCGATGTCGAGTGCCAGGCGACCTATCCGTCGCTAAGGTCTGCGCGCGTCACCGTCATCCTCAAGGATGGGCGTGCGTTCGAACGCTTCGTCGACGAGCCCAGCGGTTCCGCGCGGCATCCTCTTTCCGACGAGGCGGTCGCGGCCAAGTTTATGGATCTCGCCTCGCCGGTGCTGGGCGAGACGCGAAGCCACGCCGCCGCCGAAGCGCTGCTGAACATCCACCTTACGCCACGCATCGACGAACTTCTTCCGCTCCTCGAACCTGCCGCGGAGGGAGCATGA
- a CDS encoding MFS transporter, translated as MKTRPVYLMLVVLAATTGMQTLAANSLFIMPAIAPEIAASISVPAALIGYQVSIVYLGAMAMSVIAGSLSTMWGPVRTAQSGLLLGIVGLVLATTPHLMALVVASLLIGMGYGLINPPSVNMLDIVATPRNRGTLFSIKQTAVPLGGIVAGLVGPPVTLEYGWRAALVVCACLSLLMMFLVQPLAPRFDARRDRTVQLTKNPFRDLSLVWNHPILRWITLSAFFFAAVQFTLTTYLVTLLVEDVQLGLVAAGIALSVFQLAAVFGRLAWGALADLTGTGLRVLFTAYCLALASILPLIFMTRAWAIAFIYLVLSLLGVAGAGWNGVFVGETVHLAPPESAGRAIGGAFAFTFAGALLGPSAFAIAHSRIGLYTHTAVLIAAFAAAGCLCCALALHRVAARNRTCGGESR; from the coding sequence ATGAAGACCCGGCCCGTCTATCTGATGCTGGTCGTGCTCGCCGCGACCACCGGCATGCAGACCTTGGCGGCCAACAGCCTGTTCATAATGCCTGCGATAGCGCCGGAGATCGCAGCTTCCATCTCCGTGCCGGCTGCTTTGATCGGTTATCAGGTCAGCATCGTCTATCTCGGTGCCATGGCCATGTCGGTGATCGCGGGATCGTTGTCGACCATGTGGGGTCCGGTGCGCACGGCCCAGTCAGGGCTTCTTCTCGGTATCGTCGGACTCGTGCTGGCCACCACGCCTCATCTGATGGCGCTCGTGGTGGCGTCGCTGCTCATCGGCATGGGCTACGGTCTCATCAACCCGCCGTCCGTCAACATGCTCGATATCGTAGCGACGCCGCGCAACAGGGGCACGTTGTTCTCGATCAAGCAGACCGCCGTGCCGCTCGGCGGGATCGTCGCGGGGCTGGTGGGCCCGCCCGTGACGCTCGAATATGGCTGGCGCGCTGCGCTCGTCGTTTGCGCCTGCCTGTCTCTTCTCATGATGTTTCTCGTTCAGCCGCTCGCCCCCCGCTTCGACGCAAGGCGCGACCGCACGGTTCAACTGACAAAGAACCCTTTTCGCGATCTCTCCCTCGTATGGAACCACCCCATCCTGCGCTGGATAACCCTGTCGGCCTTCTTTTTCGCCGCGGTGCAGTTCACGCTGACGACCTATCTCGTCACGCTTCTGGTCGAGGACGTGCAACTCGGCCTTGTGGCCGCAGGCATAGCTCTTTCGGTGTTTCAACTCGCAGCGGTATTCGGTCGATTGGCATGGGGAGCGCTTGCAGATCTTACCGGAACGGGCTTGCGCGTGCTCTTTACGGCCTACTGCCTGGCGCTCGCGAGTATCCTGCCGCTAATCTTCATGACCCGTGCATGGGCGATCGCCTTCATCTATCTCGTGCTGAGTCTGCTCGGTGTTGCCGGAGCAGGCTGGAACGGCGTGTTCGTTGGCGAGACCGTGCATCTGGCACCTCCGGAATCGGCCGGCCGTGCGATCGGCGGAGCGTTTGCCTTTACCTTCGCCGGCGCGTTGCTCGGGCCCAGCGCCTTCGCGATCGCTCACAGCCGGATCGGCCTCTACACCCATACTGCAGTGCTCATCGCCGCCTTCGCTGCGGCGGGGTGCCTGTGTTGCGCGCTTGCGCTGCACAGGGTCGCGGCGCGCAATCGAACCTGTGGAGGAGAAAGCCGATGA
- a CDS encoding MmgE/PrpD family protein, with protein sequence MTSPKDRSRSLAEELTALRYADLSEQDVAQTQKLILDYMGVAFGGCDLPWARALREWAGRFEATGRAGVLGSRMRVSAHIAALVNGATAHGYELDDTHDASTSHPGGVVISAAFAAAAQSGAGGEDLLAAIVAGYEAMARIGMAANAPEGMEAGFHPTAVLGGFGAAAAAARLYGLGTEGMLTAWGHTLSLTGGSMQFSDEPAGTMVKRCHAGYAAMNGVLAAELAAAGLSAPQRALDGKYGYIRLYGRHPAPEKLEKAAGAPLEINRISLKPYSCCRLFHSLIDGLGEVTDGYAADVDSIRGIHVRGPQAIPDQHMLRRPSSVMAAQYSLPFVVGATLVFGPRRYDAYREDRLDHPGILAVADRVEASADAEIERHFPEHFGTAVDMTFADGTTRSATVLDSIGTPARPMSIEDVKAKASGLIAAVDREFDVDRLHDAVVRLGRDGRGPVEALVMTDKRNPD encoded by the coding sequence ATGACTAGCCCAAAAGACCGATCGAGAAGCCTGGCCGAGGAGCTGACCGCGCTGCGATACGCCGATCTGTCGGAGCAGGATGTCGCGCAGACGCAGAAGTTGATCCTCGATTACATGGGCGTCGCCTTCGGCGGCTGCGACCTGCCTTGGGCGAGGGCACTGCGCGAATGGGCCGGACGTTTTGAGGCCACGGGAAGAGCGGGTGTCCTCGGCTCGCGCATGCGTGTGAGCGCCCATATCGCGGCCCTCGTCAACGGGGCGACCGCTCACGGTTACGAACTCGATGACACCCACGATGCCTCGACCAGCCATCCAGGCGGCGTGGTGATCAGCGCGGCGTTCGCCGCCGCTGCCCAGTCGGGCGCCGGCGGCGAGGATCTGCTGGCCGCCATCGTCGCCGGCTACGAGGCGATGGCGCGGATCGGAATGGCTGCAAACGCGCCTGAGGGAATGGAAGCGGGTTTCCACCCAACGGCCGTCCTTGGCGGCTTCGGCGCTGCTGCCGCGGCGGCGCGGCTCTACGGGCTTGGAACCGAGGGCATGCTTACAGCATGGGGGCATACGCTTTCCCTGACCGGTGGCTCGATGCAGTTTTCCGACGAGCCCGCCGGCACGATGGTGAAGCGGTGTCATGCGGGTTATGCGGCGATGAACGGCGTGCTTGCCGCCGAGTTGGCAGCGGCGGGCCTCAGCGCGCCGCAGCGCGCGCTCGACGGCAAATACGGCTATATCCGTCTCTACGGACGACATCCCGCCCCCGAGAAGCTCGAAAAGGCCGCGGGCGCTCCGCTCGAGATCAACCGGATCAGCCTCAAACCCTATTCGTGCTGCCGCCTGTTCCACTCGCTGATCGACGGACTGGGCGAGGTCACCGACGGCTATGCTGCCGATGTCGACAGCATCCGCGGCATTCACGTGCGGGGACCCCAGGCTATTCCGGACCAGCACATGCTTCGCCGGCCAAGCTCCGTGATGGCGGCGCAGTACAGCCTGCCTTTCGTGGTTGGCGCCACCCTTGTCTTCGGTCCGAGGCGCTATGATGCCTACCGTGAGGACCGCCTCGATCATCCCGGCATCCTTGCCGTGGCCGACAGGGTCGAAGCCAGCGCCGACGCGGAGATAGAGCGTCATTTCCCCGAGCATTTCGGCACGGCTGTCGATATGACTTTCGCCGACGGGACGACGCGCTCGGCCACGGTGCTGGACAGCATCGGAACGCCGGCACGGCCGATGTCAATCGAAGACGTCAAGGCCAAGGCGAGCGGTCTCATTGCTGCGGTAGATCGGGAGTTCGACGTCGATCGGCTCCATGACGCGGTTGTCAGGCTCGGGCGTGACGGCCGCGGCCCTGTGGAAGCCCTCGTCATGACCGACAAGCGAAATCCCGACTGA
- a CDS encoding NADH:flavin oxidoreductase/NADH oxidase codes for MAALLFTPARLRDLDLANRIVVSPMCQYSAVDGTATDWHLVHYGSLALSGAGLVILEATHVEPRGRITQGCLGLYADAHEEALTRIITFVRERTDAKVGIQLSHSGRKGSARLPWIDRGRPLTVEENAWTTVAPSALPFADGWPPPRAMDGEDLQTTLEAHVEAVRRAQRVGFDLIEVHIAHGYLLHSFLSPLSNRRDDGYGGSMEGRMRYPLETFEAMRAAWPAARPMGVRVTACDWVEGGWQAGDAAVFASELAKRGCDYIAASSGGTSPKQSIPLSEGYQTAFASQLRQASGLPTMAMGMIFNPNTAEAILAREDADFIALARAMLHDPHWPWLAAATLGENVAYPPQYVRGYLSPFLREQRRLATGAERTGSPI; via the coding sequence ATGGCCGCGCTCCTGTTTACGCCTGCCAGGCTCCGGGACCTCGATCTCGCCAACCGGATCGTCGTGTCACCGATGTGTCAGTATAGTGCCGTGGACGGAACCGCCACCGACTGGCATCTGGTGCATTATGGAAGCCTCGCCCTGTCCGGGGCTGGGCTCGTCATACTTGAGGCGACGCATGTGGAACCGCGCGGACGCATCACTCAGGGGTGTCTGGGCCTGTATGCCGATGCCCACGAGGAAGCTCTGACGCGGATCATTACGTTCGTCCGGGAACGAACCGACGCCAAGGTCGGTATTCAGCTTTCGCATTCCGGAAGAAAGGGCTCCGCGCGCCTTCCCTGGATCGATCGCGGTCGCCCACTGACCGTCGAGGAGAACGCCTGGACTACTGTGGCTCCGAGCGCGCTTCCCTTCGCCGATGGCTGGCCTCCGCCCCGAGCAATGGACGGGGAAGACCTTCAGACCACGTTGGAGGCGCATGTGGAGGCCGTCCGGCGCGCCCAACGCGTGGGGTTCGACCTCATAGAGGTCCATATCGCGCATGGCTATCTCCTGCACAGCTTCCTCTCTCCGCTGTCCAATCGTCGCGACGATGGTTATGGCGGGAGCATGGAAGGGCGCATGCGCTATCCGCTGGAGACGTTCGAGGCCATGCGCGCCGCCTGGCCGGCAGCCAGACCAATGGGCGTCAGGGTGACGGCGTGCGACTGGGTCGAAGGCGGTTGGCAGGCCGGCGATGCGGCCGTCTTCGCCAGCGAACTGGCCAAGCGCGGTTGCGACTATATCGCGGCATCTTCGGGCGGAACTTCGCCGAAACAATCCATTCCGCTTTCCGAAGGCTACCAGACTGCTTTCGCATCGCAGCTGCGGCAGGCGTCCGGGTTGCCCACCATGGCGATGGGCATGATCTTCAACCCGAATACGGCCGAGGCGATCTTGGCGCGCGAGGATGCCGATTTCATCGCGCTCGCCCGCGCCATGCTGCACGATCCCCATTGGCCATGGCTTGCTGCTGCAACCCTCGGCGAGAACGTCGCCTATCCTCCCCAATATGTCCGCGGCTATCTTTCACCGTTTCTGCGCGAACAACGGCGACTGGCCACTGGAGCCGAAAGGACTGGCAGCCCCATATGA
- the hutC gene encoding histidine utilization repressor: MANDRDTTLHQMILSEIEGRIVSGEWPPGFRLPFEVDLAEHYGCSRMTVNKVMTQLSKAGLIERHRKAGSFVTKPRAQSAILELHDIAAEVKSLGLPYAYTLIARKERPSNAEDRRLMELAETTPMVELLAVHQAGGRPFCVEERRINAGVVPEAAQADFSTNPPSSWLIAQVPWSAAENRIQAVAASTEIARLLEQPKGTACLVVERRTWNHAGPVTFVRLNYPGGRHTLVARFTPEQR, encoded by the coding sequence GTGGCGAACGACCGGGACACGACCCTCCATCAGATGATCCTGAGCGAGATCGAGGGCCGTATCGTATCCGGCGAATGGCCACCCGGCTTCCGCCTGCCGTTCGAGGTCGATCTGGCGGAGCACTACGGCTGCTCGCGCATGACCGTCAACAAGGTCATGACCCAGCTTTCCAAGGCAGGACTGATCGAGCGCCACCGCAAGGCCGGCAGCTTCGTGACGAAACCGCGCGCGCAATCGGCCATACTCGAGCTTCACGACATCGCGGCCGAGGTGAAATCGCTCGGCCTGCCCTATGCCTATACCCTGATCGCCCGCAAGGAGCGGCCGTCCAACGCCGAGGATCGACGCCTGATGGAACTGGCGGAGACGACCCCCATGGTGGAGTTGCTGGCCGTCCACCAGGCCGGCGGCAGGCCGTTCTGCGTAGAGGAGCGGCGCATCAATGCCGGCGTCGTGCCGGAGGCGGCCCAGGCCGATTTCAGCACCAACCCACCGAGCAGCTGGCTGATTGCGCAGGTGCCATGGAGCGCGGCGGAGAACCGCATTCAAGCGGTTGCGGCCTCCACGGAGATCGCGCGCCTGCTCGAGCAACCGAAAGGAACGGCCTGTCTCGTAGTCGAGCGGCGGACCTGGAACCATGCCGGCCCCGTCACTTTCGTGCGCCTGAACTACCCGGGCGGGAGGCACACGCTCGTCGCGCGCTTCACGCCAGAGCAAAGATGA
- a CDS encoding formimidoylglutamate deiminase — MTAIHAEHALLPRGLSRDVRITFSAAGIERVEQGVPPEAGDERHRFVAPAMPNLHSHAFQRAMAGLAETRGPGEDSFWSWRAEMYRVALSMTPDQVEAVAAQLYMEMLEAGFCRVGEFHYLHHDKDGSPYADPAEMAARIAAASAGTGIALTLLPVFYAHAGFGGTAPMEGQRRFIHDVDAFARLMERARHIVAGLPGAVLGIAPHSLRAATPEELKAVVPLVGGGPVHIHVAEQVKEVEDCIAWSGRRPVEWLLDTMPLDDRWCLIHATQMTPDETVRMAEIGAVAGLCPITEANLGDGVFEAPAFLAAGGRFGVGSDSNILISLAEELRTLEYSQRLLRRSRNVVAAPGQSTGLNLYEQALTGGALALGTASGIEAGRPADLLALDLTAAAYLPADKVLDHFVFARGIRVDSVWVGGSRQVEGGRHRRHDEIAARFARTMAELAG; from the coding sequence ATGACAGCCATCCACGCCGAACACGCCCTGTTGCCGCGCGGATTGTCGCGCGACGTGCGCATCACGTTCTCGGCCGCGGGCATCGAACGCGTCGAACAGGGCGTGCCACCGGAGGCCGGCGACGAGCGTCACCGCTTCGTGGCGCCGGCGATGCCCAACCTGCACAGCCATGCCTTCCAGCGGGCGATGGCGGGGCTGGCGGAAACACGCGGACCGGGCGAGGACAGCTTCTGGAGCTGGCGCGCCGAGATGTACCGCGTCGCCCTTTCGATGACGCCGGATCAAGTCGAGGCGGTCGCCGCGCAGCTCTATATGGAGATGCTCGAGGCGGGCTTCTGCCGCGTCGGCGAGTTCCACTACCTGCATCACGACAAGGACGGATCCCCCTATGCGGACCCGGCCGAGATGGCTGCGCGCATCGCCGCCGCAAGCGCCGGGACCGGCATCGCGCTCACGCTGCTGCCGGTGTTCTATGCCCATGCCGGCTTCGGCGGGACGGCGCCTATGGAGGGACAGCGCCGCTTCATCCACGATGTCGACGCATTTGCCCGGCTGATGGAGCGCGCGCGGCACATCGTGGCCGGCCTGCCCGGCGCTGTGCTCGGCATTGCCCCGCACAGTCTGCGGGCGGCGACGCCGGAAGAGCTGAAGGCGGTCGTCCCCCTCGTCGGCGGCGGACCGGTGCACATCCATGTCGCCGAGCAGGTGAAGGAGGTCGAGGACTGCATCGCATGGTCCGGCCGCCGCCCGGTGGAATGGCTGCTCGACACCATGCCGCTCGACGACCGCTGGTGCCTCATCCACGCCACCCAGATGACGCCGGACGAGACTGTGCGGATGGCGGAAATCGGCGCGGTGGCCGGGTTGTGTCCGATCACCGAGGCCAATCTCGGCGACGGCGTCTTCGAAGCCCCTGCCTTCCTCGCGGCCGGCGGCCGCTTTGGCGTCGGTTCGGACAGCAACATCCTGATTTCGCTGGCGGAGGAATTGCGCACGCTGGAATATTCGCAGCGCCTGCTGCGACGCTCACGCAATGTCGTCGCCGCGCCGGGCCAGTCGACCGGCCTCAACCTCTACGAACAGGCGTTGACGGGCGGCGCTCTGGCGCTGGGCACGGCGAGCGGCATCGAGGCAGGTCGCCCGGCCGATCTCCTGGCGCTCGACCTGACGGCCGCGGCCTATCTGCCGGCAGACAAGGTCCTCGATCATTTCGTCTTCGCGCGGGGGATCCGCGTGGACAGCGTGTGGGTGGGCGGCAGCAGGCAAGTCGAGGGCGGCCGCCACCGCAGGCATGACGAAATCGCCGCACGCTTCGCGAGGACGATGGCGGAACTTGCCGGATAG
- the hutI gene encoding imidazolonepropionase, with translation MAKGDRIWSNARLATLDPALPGLGIVDDAAIAVRGGRILFAGPAADLPAAALSGAEAIDCGGRWITPGLIDCHTHLVHAGNRAREFEMRLAGASYEEVARAGGGIVSSVAKVRAADEAGLVGESLPRLDALLAEGVTTVEIKSGYGLTVSDELKILRAARRLGDMRDIAIAATYLGAHATPAEYKDRNGDFLREVVLPGLEAAHAQGLVDAVDGFCEGIAFSPDDMRLVFDAAKKHALPVKLHADQLSNLHGAALAASYGALSADHLEYTDDEGAAAMAKAGTVAVLLPGAFYFIRETRKPPVELFRKHGTPVALATDCNPGTSPLTSLLLTMNMGATLFALTVEECIAGVTREAARALGRMDEIGTLEAGKQADFAVWDIAEPAELVYRIGFNPLHARIRAGRDATIRPSIGGNHA, from the coding sequence ATGGCGAAGGGCGATCGCATCTGGTCCAATGCGCGGCTGGCGACGCTCGATCCGGCGCTGCCGGGGCTGGGCATCGTGGACGATGCCGCCATTGCCGTACGCGGCGGCCGCATCCTCTTTGCCGGTCCCGCCGCCGACCTGCCCGCCGCTGCGCTTTCCGGCGCCGAGGCCATCGATTGCGGCGGTCGCTGGATCACGCCCGGCCTGATCGACTGCCACACCCATCTCGTCCATGCCGGCAACCGGGCGCGGGAATTCGAGATGCGGCTGGCCGGCGCTTCCTACGAGGAGGTCGCGCGCGCAGGCGGCGGCATCGTATCCTCGGTCGCCAAGGTGCGGGCCGCCGACGAGGCGGGCCTCGTCGGCGAGAGCCTGCCGCGCCTCGACGCGCTGCTGGCCGAGGGCGTCACCACGGTCGAGATCAAGTCGGGTTACGGGCTGACCGTTTCCGACGAGCTGAAGATTCTGCGCGCCGCCCGCAGGCTGGGCGATATGCGCGACATCGCCATTGCCGCGACCTATCTCGGCGCCCATGCGACGCCCGCCGAATACAAGGACCGCAACGGCGATTTCCTGCGCGAGGTGGTTCTGCCGGGGCTTGAAGCCGCGCATGCGCAAGGGCTGGTCGATGCCGTCGATGGCTTCTGCGAAGGCATCGCCTTCTCGCCGGATGACATGCGGCTGGTGTTCGACGCGGCGAAGAAGCACGCCCTGCCGGTCAAGCTCCACGCCGACCAGCTCTCCAACCTGCACGGCGCGGCGCTTGCCGCGTCCTACGGCGCGCTGTCGGCTGACCATCTCGAATATACCGACGATGAAGGGGCCGCCGCGATGGCGAAGGCCGGCACGGTCGCGGTGCTCCTGCCCGGCGCGTTCTATTTCATCCGCGAAACGCGCAAGCCGCCGGTCGAGCTTTTCCGCAAGCACGGCACGCCTGTCGCGCTCGCCACCGACTGCAATCCCGGCACCTCGCCGCTGACCTCGCTGCTCCTCACCATGAACATGGGCGCGACGCTGTTTGCGCTGACGGTGGAGGAATGCATCGCCGGCGTGACCCGCGAGGCGGCCCGCGCGCTCGGCCGGATGGACGAGATCGGTACGCTCGAAGCGGGCAAGCAGGCGGATTTCGCCGTGTGGGACATCGCCGAGCCGGCCGAGCTCGTCTACCGCATCGGCTTCAACCCGCTGCATGCCCGTATCCGGGCCGGCCGCGATGCCACGATCCGGCCTTCCATCGGAGGAAACCACGCATGA
- the hutH gene encoding histidine ammonia-lyase encodes MTVTLHPGSVPLADLAAIYWDGENAVLDRGFDARIQKTAARIAAIAAGNEPVYGVNTGFGKLASIKIDAADTATLQRNLILSHCCGVGAPLPENVVRLIMALKLVSLGRGASGVRLELVRLIEGMLEKGVVPLIPEKGSVGASGDLAPLAHFAAVMMGEGEAFHRGERLSGREALERAGLAPVVLAAKEGLALINGTQVSTALALAGLFRAHRAAQAALITGALSTDAAMGSSAPFAADIHTLRGHRGQIDTAAALRALLAGSAIRESHIDGDERVQDPYCIRCQPQVDGACLDLLRHVGRTLEIEANAVTDNPLVLSDDSVVSGGNFHAEPVAFAADQIALAVCEIGAIAQRRIALLVDPALSYGLPPFLARNPGLNSGLMIAEVTSAALMSENKQMAHPASVDSTPTSANQEDHVSMACHGARRLLQMTDNLFAIIGIEALAGAQGVELRAPLTTGPELRKAIAAIRAVVPALADDRYMAPDLAAATVLVADGTLAGSVSDGLLPDLEG; translated from the coding sequence ATGACCGTCACGCTCCATCCCGGCTCGGTGCCGCTGGCCGATCTGGCCGCGATCTACTGGGACGGCGAGAATGCCGTGCTCGACCGCGGCTTCGATGCCCGGATCCAGAAGACGGCGGCACGCATCGCCGCCATCGCGGCCGGCAACGAGCCTGTCTATGGCGTCAACACCGGCTTCGGCAAGCTCGCCTCGATCAAGATCGACGCCGCCGACACCGCCACTCTGCAGCGCAACCTCATCCTGTCGCATTGCTGCGGCGTCGGTGCGCCCCTGCCGGAGAACGTCGTGCGCCTGATCATGGCGCTGAAGCTCGTCTCGCTGGGGCGCGGCGCTTCGGGCGTGCGGCTGGAGCTGGTGCGGCTGATCGAGGGCATGCTGGAAAAGGGCGTCGTTCCGCTCATCCCGGAAAAGGGCTCGGTCGGCGCGTCCGGCGACCTTGCGCCGCTCGCCCATTTCGCCGCCGTGATGATGGGCGAAGGCGAGGCCTTCCATCGTGGCGAGCGCCTTTCGGGCCGGGAGGCACTGGAACGCGCGGGCCTTGCCCCGGTCGTGCTTGCCGCCAAGGAGGGGCTGGCGCTGATCAACGGCACGCAGGTTTCGACCGCGCTGGCGCTTGCCGGGCTGTTCCGCGCCCATCGCGCCGCGCAGGCGGCGTTGATCACCGGCGCGCTTTCCACCGACGCGGCCATGGGCTCGTCCGCGCCCTTCGCCGCCGATATCCACACGCTGCGCGGCCATAGGGGCCAGATCGACACGGCCGCTGCCTTGCGCGCCCTGCTCGCCGGCTCGGCCATCCGCGAGAGCCACATCGACGGCGACGAGCGCGTGCAGGACCCCTACTGCATCCGCTGCCAGCCGCAGGTCGACGGCGCCTGCCTCGACCTTCTGCGCCATGTCGGCCGCACGCTCGAGATCGAGGCCAATGCCGTCACCGACAATCCGCTGGTGCTGTCCGACGACAGCGTCGTCTCCGGCGGCAATTTCCACGCCGAGCCGGTGGCCTTCGCCGCCGACCAGATCGCCCTTGCCGTCTGCGAGATCGGCGCGATCGCCCAGCGCCGCATCGCCCTTCTGGTCGACCCCGCGCTCTCCTACGGCCTGCCGCCGTTCCTCGCCCGCAATCCGGGGCTGAACTCCGGCCTGATGATCGCCGAGGTCACCTCGGCGGCGCTGATGAGCGAGAACAAGCAGATGGCGCATCCGGCCTCGGTCGACTCCACGCCGACCTCGGCCAATCAGGAAGACCATGTCTCCATGGCCTGCCACGGCGCGCGCCGGCTTCTCCAGATGACGGACAACCTCTTCGCCATCATCGGCATCGAGGCGCTCGCCGGCGCGCAGGGCGTCGAGCTGCGTGCGCCCCTGACCACCGGCCCTGAACTGCGCAAGGCCATCGCCGCGATCCGTGCCGTCGTGCCGGCGCTAGCGGACGACCGCTACATGGCCCCCGACCTTGCCGCCGCGACCGTGCTCGTCGCCGACGGGACGCTGGCAGGCAGCGTGTCGGACGGCCTGCTTCCTGATCTGGAGGGATGA
- the hutG gene encoding N-formylglutamate deformylase, translating into MSDLFEVSRGSSPVILGFPHTGTGAPADIEARLNANGRLLADTDWHIHELYAGLLPEATTVRATFHRYVIDANRDPEGVTLYPGQNTTGLVPTTDFDGKRIWNAGEEPSPADIAARLEAFHRPYHAALAAEVARVRQEHGVAVLYDCHSIRSVVPFLFEGRLPDFNIGTDMGRTCDPKIEAAAVEVTANAEGFTSILNGRFTGGWTTRHYGRPESGVHAIQMELAQSSHLAAEAPPFAYDGARADRLRPHLKTLLERIEQIAFGLKR; encoded by the coding sequence ATGTCCGATCTGTTCGAGGTTTCGCGCGGTTCATCGCCGGTCATCCTGGGCTTCCCCCATACGGGAACCGGGGCGCCGGCCGACATAGAGGCGCGGCTCAACGCCAACGGCCGCCTGCTCGCCGATACCGACTGGCACATCCACGAGCTCTATGCCGGGCTGCTGCCAGAGGCGACCACCGTGCGCGCGACCTTCCATCGCTACGTGATCGATGCCAATCGCGACCCCGAGGGCGTCACTCTCTATCCGGGGCAGAACACCACCGGCCTGGTGCCGACGACCGATTTCGACGGCAAGCGGATCTGGAACGCGGGCGAGGAGCCTTCGCCGGCCGACATCGCGGCCCGCCTCGAAGCGTTTCACCGTCCCTATCATGCCGCCCTAGCGGCGGAGGTCGCGCGCGTGAGGCAGGAGCACGGCGTCGCCGTGCTCTACGATTGTCACTCGATCCGCTCGGTGGTCCCTTTCCTGTTCGAGGGCAGGCTGCCGGATTTCAACATCGGCACGGATATGGGCAGGACGTGCGACCCCAAGATCGAAGCCGCCGCCGTCGAGGTCACCGCGAACGCCGAAGGCTTCACGTCGATCCTCAACGGCCGCTTCACGGGCGGCTGGACGACCCGCCACTATGGCAGGCCGGAAAGCGGCGTCCACGCCATCCAGATGGAGCTCGCCCAGTCCAGCCATCTCGCCGCCGAGGCGCCGCCCTTCGCCTATGACGGGGCCAGGGCCGACAGGCTGC